CGCATCTTGTTTTAATTTATACGCCGCTTTTTCTGCACCACTAACTGAAATCTTTAATTGATTCATGATATGATTTAGATTTATTAAAAAACGATTAATCGATTCTGTGATATTACCAATTTCATTTGTTCCGAAGTTTGGTAGTGTTTTAGTTAGGTCTGCTTCCCCGCTAGAAAGTTCATTTACTTTGGAAAGGACAGTCACAAGTGGATTATTGATACTTCGAAAAATAGAAATTACAAAAAATGACGATACCATTAATGAAAATAAGGCAAGTAGAATGTTTATGTTTCTTTGAAAAGATAATAGTTGGATTCGGTCATAAACTAATTTTTCAAGGATTTCAATGGAGCGATCCTGAATATTCCCTGCAATCAACGTACCTCTATGTATTGTAGTAAACAATGTATCGGAAGAGGTAGGTTTTGTAGTTGCTTTAATAAAAGTATCTTTGAGATCTCGTGTATAACTTTCACATGATGATTTCGCAAGATCTTTCGCTTCCATTAGCTCTTTTTGATAAGGTGTAGTGTCCTCAATTGATTTTGTATACGATTTTTGAATTTCGTTGCATGTGGTTTCAATGGAATTAATGGAAATGAGCGCTTTGGTGAAACTGACGCTAGTGAACTGTTTATTTTTGTAAGTTACATTAGTGTATTCTTCTCGAGCTATTTCCTTTAAAGTTGCAATATTCTTTAATATATCCGGTACTCTAAAGAATATAATTTCCATTTGATAGTAAGAGTTTACTTCTGGGTCAAGGATTAGGTTAGAGAAGTCTCCAATTTTCAATGCCAGTTCTTGTGTATCTCCGAGAAACAGAATGCTTGTTGATTGGTTAAAAAAATCTACTTTCGTATATTTTTCCCATGCTGTTAATTCTTTTGTGTTATCAGGTAGTAGATCAGTTTCTTTGATTTTTCTTTTTGCTGCTTCTATTAAGGGAATTAAGTCAGCAGTGTTTTCTTGTCCGATTTTAAGTCTTTCTAATCCTTTTTGATAGGCTTGGTAAATTGGTTTTAGAGTATGGATTCCTTGTTGTTCTTTTTCTGCAAATTGAATCGTTCCATTGAGTGAACGCACTAAAATAAGCAAAATGATGAATAGTGATGCAATGAGAGGAAGCGGTAAAAGTAACAATCTACTTTGAATCGAAAACCTAGAAAGAAATTTTGACATAAAACTCTGTATCTTCCTCTAGTGGACGAATTAAAATTCCACTTATCTTCTAACGATAATTGATTTTCAATAAATCAATCATTTAATTTTATAGGTGTAAGAATGGGAGGGTTTGTGAACAAATCCCTAGTATTGATTACATTGTTCGTAACTGCTTCTTGTGCTCGCACATTAGAAGTCAAAAACCAAGAAAACCTTTTTGAAAATTGTATGAAGACATTCCAAGACGAAATCAAATGTCGAGAATTTATGTCCAAATCTGCAAAAGACATACAATCAGATGATGAAAAACGTGAAGAAGTATTAGCTCAACTAACAGTGGAGCAACTTGCCGGAATGAAACTTCGAAAAGATATCAAGGACACATTGCCAGGTAAAAATGGAAATTTTGTTCGTGAGTATATTGGTGATCCGGATGAAGTAAAACATGGTGGTGATAGAGAGTATTGGGTTTATAAAAGGCCCATTAGTAAGTTTTCCGGAGATTCGCTTCCTGATAAAGAAATTACGGTGATCTTTCGTAGGTCATTTGTTGAGAGAGTCGAATACAAAAAACCATAACAACTTCAGCGTTTTTAATTAGGATTGTTTGGTGCTGATTTTTCAATGGAATAGTCAGGAGAGGAAATCTCCTGACTTAGGTTTTGTTATTATTAGTATACCAAGTAACCGGTCAAATCTACTGTTGTGCCGGCTGAAGTCGTATACGAAGCGTTACATGCTGCAAATGCACCCGCAAGGGCTTGTTGCGCAAGGCCATAAGTAAACTGTGGTAAGTTACATGGTTGGATAGGGTCATTGATTTTTTTAAGCACACATTCTTTCAGTGCGTTCAAATCATCTTTTGTTTTACCATCCAATTTGGTTAAAGAACAACCTGTTCCTGGGTTGAAGTATTCTTTTCCTCCAACACAAGAGTTCGCTGCGACGTAAGCGCCTAGGCATACTTGTTGAACTTCATTGAAACTTCCAGTGTTAACAAGGTAAAGTAAAGCTGAATTATTATCTTCTTTTTTTGCACCAGACTCCGTGCAGCCAACGATACCGGCTGCCAAAAGAAGTGCTAAAGAGATTCCTGCTAAACCTGATTTAAAGGATTTCATATTCTTTTTCATCGTTTTCTCCTTAGAATTTTGCTACCATACCGACGATAATACCATTTTGGTGGGAAGCCGGTCTTCCAGAAGTATCTACGAATTGTTGACCAGGACCCCAATCTCTTCTTAAGTCTACTTTCACTTGAAGGTTTTCCGTTAAGTCAAACGTAGGTGTAAAAGTGAGGGTTTTGATTTGTCCGTAGTTACTTGT
The sequence above is drawn from the Leptospira harrisiae genome and encodes:
- a CDS encoding methyl-accepting chemotaxis protein; protein product: MSKFLSRFSIQSRLLLLPLPLIASLFIILLILVRSLNGTIQFAEKEQQGIHTLKPIYQAYQKGLERLKIGQENTADLIPLIEAAKRKIKETDLLPDNTKELTAWEKYTKVDFFNQSTSILFLGDTQELALKIGDFSNLILDPEVNSYYQMEIIFFRVPDILKNIATLKEIAREEYTNVTYKNKQFTSVSFTKALISINSIETTCNEIQKSYTKSIEDTTPYQKELMEAKDLAKSSCESYTRDLKDTFIKATTKPTSSDTLFTTIHRGTLIAGNIQDRSIEILEKLVYDRIQLLSFQRNINILLALFSLMVSSFFVISIFRSINNPLVTVLSKVNELSSGEADLTKTLPNFGTNEIGNITESINRFLINLNHIMNQLKISVSGAEKAAYKLKQDALSVSDNASSLASISEESAASLEELTTSFEIMFEFITNETKNIVKITEEMKNIEGSITNIEKALLQLSEQSNSSTNLANLGNSSVQNTDNAMTEIRSVTKEITGIVDLITEISERTNLLALNASIEAARAGDAGMGFAVVAEEISKLADKTQSSVKNIKRLIDKSNSVVNIGANHVHETVNALSEIVEQSKRMQDSVDGLKEEMSTQTNSLTNVTIELNGLQEMAETIEFSSREQKKASEDMVNTINTLSTSAQELANNSADLNQVSQKIGEIAGTIAAVTNSFRTH